From Sebastes fasciatus isolate fSebFas1 chromosome 17 unlocalized genomic scaffold, fSebFas1.pri SUPER_17_unloc_1, whole genome shotgun sequence, the proteins below share one genomic window:
- the scin gene encoding scinderin isoform X2, with translation MAKLYMVSDASGSMKVSVVKEENPFFQSDLLSEECFILDHGRNKMIFVWKGHTANPSERKEAMKTAEGFIKQMGYPANTQIQVLPEGGETPMFKQFFLGWKDRDQSEGFGKVFVTERIARIQQREFDASKLHESHHMAAQYNMVDDGSGDTQIWRVESSGRVPVDPKTYGQFYGGDCYIILYTYGRRHVIYTWQGASCSLDELTASAFLTVELDRSLGGHAVQVRVCQGKEPPHLLSLFTSKPLVVYKSGTSRFRGQTPPPPPTRLFQVRRNLGAITRIAEVDASASSLNSNDAFLLKTADGRSYLWMGKGASEEEQKGAEYMSRELNCSSKHTMEGKEPDDFWAALGGKTEYHTSERLESQTMTHPPRLFGCSNKTGRFTIDEVPGGFIQDDLAEDDVMLLDVWDQVFVWIGKDANEVERSESVRSAKQYIETDPSGRDQQTPVVVVKQGHEPPTFTGWFLAWDPSHWDSVTRSMRSMHV, from the exons ATGGCTAAACTCTACATG GTATCTGATGCGTCAGGGTCCATGAAAGTGAGCGTTGTGAAGGAGGAGAACCCGTTCTTCCAGAGTGACCTGCTCTCAGAGGAATGCTTCATTCTGGATCACGGCAGAAACAAGATGATATTTGTATGGAAAG GACATACTGCCAACCCCAGTGAAAGAAAGGAAGCCATGAAAACAGCTGAGGGCTTCATCAAACAGATGGGCTACCCGGCAAACACACAG ATCCAGGTGTTgccagagggaggagagactCCCATGTTCAAGCAGTTCTTCCTGGGCTGGAAGGACAGAGACCAGAGCGAGGGTTTTGGAAAGGTATTTGTCACTGAAAGGATTGCGAGGATCCAGCAGAGGGAGTTTGATGCCTCCAAGCTCCATGAGTCCCATCACATGGCAGCCCAGTACAACATGGTGGATGATGGGAGTGGAGACACACAG ATCTGGAGGGTGGAGAGCAGTGGCAGAGTTCCTGTCGACCCAAAGACCTATGGTCAGTTCTACGGCGGGGACTGTTACATCATCCTGTACACTTATGGGAGGAGGCATGTCATCTACACCTG GCAAGGAGCCAGCTGCTCTCTGGATGAGCTAACAGCTTCGGCCTTCCTGACTGTCGAACTGGATCGATCACTGGGGGGACATGCAGTTCAG gTTAGAGTGTGCCAGGGTAAAGAACCCCCACATCTGCTGAGTCTCTTCACATCCAAACCCCTCGTTGTATATAAGAGTGGTACGTCCCGCTTCAGAGGCCAGACTCCCCCACCACCTCCAACCCGACTCTTTCAGGTACGGAGGAACCTGGGCGCCATCACCAGGATCGCTGAG GTCGATGCCAGCGCGTCCAGTCTGAACTCTAATGACGCCTTCCTGCTGAAGACGGCTGATGGCCGGAGCTATCTGTGGATGGGCAAAGGGGCCAGTGAAGAAGAGCAGAAAGGAGCTGAGTACATGAGTAGAGAGCTGAACTGCAGCAGCAAACACACCATGGAAGGAAAAGAACCAG atGACTTCTGGGCAGCTTTAGGGGGGAAGACCGAGTACCACACCTCAGAACGACTGGAGAGTCAGACCATGACTCACCCTCCTCGTCTGTTTGGATGCTCCAACAAGACCGGCAGGTTCACA ATTGACGAGGTTCCAGGAGGGTTCATCCAGGACGACCTGGCTGAAGACGATGTGATGCTGCTGGATGTGTGGGACCAG GTGTTTGTTTGGATCGGAAAGGATGCCAACGAAGTGGAGAGGTCCGAATCTGTCAGATCTG CCAAACAGTACATCGAGACGGACCCGAGTGGCCGGGATCAGCAGACTCCCGTAGTGGTGGTGAAACAAGGCCATGAACCTCCCACCTTCACAGGCTGGTTCCTGGCCTGGGACCCCTCCCACTGGGACTCTGTCACCAGGAGCATGAGGTCCATGCATGTTTAG
- the scin gene encoding scinderin isoform X1: MVLHHQEFTNAGKTAGLQIWRVESLELVPVPESLCGNFYTGDAYVILSTVRQKNSFFYHLHYWLGKECSQDESTAAAIFTVQLDDHLGGKPVQYRELQGIESTAFSSYFKGGITYKTGGVASGFHHVVTNELSAQRLLHIKGRRVVRATQVRLNWTSFNSGDCFIVDLGDKIYQWCGSKSNKFERLKATQVARGIRDNEKNARAKLEVVEEGSEPSQFTDVLGVKPELSEGGDDDDTEADVYNRKMAKLYMVSDASGSMKVSVVKEENPFFQSDLLSEECFILDHGRNKMIFVWKGHTANPSERKEAMKTAEGFIKQMGYPANTQIQVLPEGGETPMFKQFFLGWKDRDQSEGFGKVFVTERIARIQQREFDASKLHESHHMAAQYNMVDDGSGDTQIWRVESSGRVPVDPKTYGQFYGGDCYIILYTYGRRHVIYTWQGASCSLDELTASAFLTVELDRSLGGHAVQVRVCQGKEPPHLLSLFTSKPLVVYKSGTSRFRGQTPPPPPTRLFQVRRNLGAITRIAEVDASASSLNSNDAFLLKTADGRSYLWMGKGASEEEQKGAEYMSRELNCSSKHTMEGKEPDDFWAALGGKTEYHTSERLESQTMTHPPRLFGCSNKTGRFTIDEVPGGFIQDDLAEDDVMLLDVWDQVFVWIGKDANEVERSESVRSAKQYIETDPSGRDQQTPVVVVKQGHEPPTFTGWFLAWDPSHWDSVTRSMRSMHV; this comes from the exons ATGGTGCTCCACCACCAAGAGTTCACCAACGCAGGGAAGACGGCCGGCCTGCAGATCTGGAGGGTCGAGAGTCtggagctggttcctgttccagAGAGCTTGTGTGGAAACTTTTACACTGGAGATGCTTACGTGATTCTCTCCACTGTCAGACAGAAGAACAGCTTCTTCTACCACCTGCACTACTGGCTGG GAAAGGAGTGCAGCCAGGATGAGAGCACCGCCGCGGCCATCTTTACTGTGCAGTTGGACGACCACCTGGGAGGAAAGCCGGTCCAGTACCGAGAACTGCAGGGAATCGAGTCAACAGCCTTCAGCAGCTACTTCAAGGGAGGGATCACCTACAAG ACAGGAGGTGTGGCCTCAGGTTTCCACCATGTGGTCACCAATGAGCTTTCAGCACAGAGACTCCTCCACATCAAGGGCCGGCGGGTCGTCAGGGCCACCCAGGTCCGTCTCAACTGGACGAGCTTCAACAGCGGAGACTGCTTCATCGTTGACCTCGGAGAC AAGATCTATCAGTGGTGTGGATCCAAGTCTAACAAGTTTGAGCGCCTGAAGGCAACACAAGTGGCCAGAGGTATCCGTGACAACGAGAAAAACGCCCGCGCCAAACTGGAGGTGGTAGAAGAGGGAAGTGAACCATCCCAGTTTACTGAC GTCCTTGGAGTGAAGCCAGAGCTGTCAGAGGGAGGTGATGATGACGATACCGAGGCAGACGTGTACAACAGGAAGATGGCTAAACTCTACATG GTATCTGATGCGTCAGGGTCCATGAAAGTGAGCGTTGTGAAGGAGGAGAACCCGTTCTTCCAGAGTGACCTGCTCTCAGAGGAATGCTTCATTCTGGATCACGGCAGAAACAAGATGATATTTGTATGGAAAG GACATACTGCCAACCCCAGTGAAAGAAAGGAAGCCATGAAAACAGCTGAGGGCTTCATCAAACAGATGGGCTACCCGGCAAACACACAG ATCCAGGTGTTgccagagggaggagagactCCCATGTTCAAGCAGTTCTTCCTGGGCTGGAAGGACAGAGACCAGAGCGAGGGTTTTGGAAAGGTATTTGTCACTGAAAGGATTGCGAGGATCCAGCAGAGGGAGTTTGATGCCTCCAAGCTCCATGAGTCCCATCACATGGCAGCCCAGTACAACATGGTGGATGATGGGAGTGGAGACACACAG ATCTGGAGGGTGGAGAGCAGTGGCAGAGTTCCTGTCGACCCAAAGACCTATGGTCAGTTCTACGGCGGGGACTGTTACATCATCCTGTACACTTATGGGAGGAGGCATGTCATCTACACCTG GCAAGGAGCCAGCTGCTCTCTGGATGAGCTAACAGCTTCGGCCTTCCTGACTGTCGAACTGGATCGATCACTGGGGGGACATGCAGTTCAG gTTAGAGTGTGCCAGGGTAAAGAACCCCCACATCTGCTGAGTCTCTTCACATCCAAACCCCTCGTTGTATATAAGAGTGGTACGTCCCGCTTCAGAGGCCAGACTCCCCCACCACCTCCAACCCGACTCTTTCAGGTACGGAGGAACCTGGGCGCCATCACCAGGATCGCTGAG GTCGATGCCAGCGCGTCCAGTCTGAACTCTAATGACGCCTTCCTGCTGAAGACGGCTGATGGCCGGAGCTATCTGTGGATGGGCAAAGGGGCCAGTGAAGAAGAGCAGAAAGGAGCTGAGTACATGAGTAGAGAGCTGAACTGCAGCAGCAAACACACCATGGAAGGAAAAGAACCAG atGACTTCTGGGCAGCTTTAGGGGGGAAGACCGAGTACCACACCTCAGAACGACTGGAGAGTCAGACCATGACTCACCCTCCTCGTCTGTTTGGATGCTCCAACAAGACCGGCAGGTTCACA ATTGACGAGGTTCCAGGAGGGTTCATCCAGGACGACCTGGCTGAAGACGATGTGATGCTGCTGGATGTGTGGGACCAG GTGTTTGTTTGGATCGGAAAGGATGCCAACGAAGTGGAGAGGTCCGAATCTGTCAGATCTG CCAAACAGTACATCGAGACGGACCCGAGTGGCCGGGATCAGCAGACTCCCGTAGTGGTGGTGAAACAAGGCCATGAACCTCCCACCTTCACAGGCTGGTTCCTGGCCTGGGACCCCTCCCACTGGGACTCTGTCACCAGGAGCATGAGGTCCATGCATGTTTAG